ATTTGGTACCCTCCACTTGAATGTGGTCAACCCATATTTTAAATATGACCTTATTGTCCCTCTTTTAAACActttatttaattttcttttatttttgttattttaaaataattcaaaaaatattttttaaattaataaaataaaaattaatttataaaataaatcaactaaatgtaaattttcaaataaaaaatagtataaattaattttaaaataaaaatatttgattaaactattttaattaattaaataaacataaatacgtttaattcaaaatataaattaaaaaaaactaatacaaatatttttatattaattaaagtaaaccaaaaacctaataatttttttaagttttaattaaactatttttgtttgaatttattttaaattttggctTTTAAGTTTAAGGTGctgattttaattttttggtttaagtttaggggttagatttaattttttatttttgtttgtttaaattatttCAAAGTTTTAATTGTGGgcccgtttggtaaaatttttgtttttgaattttttaaacacaaaaatagaaatataattttatttttatttctttatttttaaaaaataaaaatatgtttggtaactatttttgttttttgtttttaaaaacaaaaaataataaacgcgtttgataacttttatttttattttttgtttaacaatataaggtgttggtttgaaaaagagaagaaaaaaataaaggaaaacttgaaaactgtttaaaaaaaaattttaaagtgaaaaaattctattttcaaaaaatttaataaattttaattaaaatttaaaaaaataataaataaaaatagagttaccaaacacattttatatttaattttcaaatttttaattaattaaataaaaaactattttttaaagtgttaccaaacaacacctatacttttttttttgttttattgattcagaaaatatttttaaaacattttaaaataacaaaaataaaaagaatatcAGATAAATCATTGAGGGACAATATAGTCATATTTGAAATATGAGTTGACTAGATTGTAGCATAGGGTACCGAACTGGTACGAATTGCAAATAGAGGGTACTGAATgatcattattataaacatagggtaccaagagtgtatttcgataaaacacaagaTACTTAATGAGTATTTACCCAATTATTTATAGTTTCTTGAATAACAAGAAAAATGTACAGCAACATGATATGTAAGGGCTGGCAACTTAGGATAATAAAATCATAGCCAGATAGACCATCTAAAAAACTTACCCGCTTAACTGCTCTAGCATTCTCCTATTGGACTGTCCAATCACTTCATCAATTCTTTTCAGAACTTCATAGCCCTACACGTCAAAAGATAAGACTCCTTAACATGAAAATTGATGAGTATTTGATCAGGAACAAGAAATTAGTGTTTTTCAGGCATTGCATCCCACATGGTACATGTAAGCAATAAACTACCAAGAATGTTATTCACAATACAAAGAATCATCTATTACAAAGGAGGGCGACAATGGTTAGAGAGGGATAGTAGGATCTTTCAGGCCACAGATTCAGAAGAGGCTCAGATATGGAAGAAAAATAAATTCTGGTAGCAATTTGGTCCTTTAAGACCAAGGCTTTTAGTGTGTTTTCTTTTACCGGCCTCCTTTGAGAGTGGGACCTTTGGTTGTAATCttagatgatccattgacatccTCCTTTGTAATAGATGTTATCTTATCGTCTTTTGTAAACCTTTTGGTTTCTTCCATCCAATACAATTTtcgtttcttaaaaaaaataataaatacaaagaATAATCGCAGGGAAAATTCTTCCAATTGCAATTAACTTCGTAAGAAAATGCTAATGAGGTCCAAAGCATTATGAGAGATAGTAGAAAGAGAAAGGAGAAccataatagagattatatgtcaAATGGCCATATTTTGCAAGACCTTAATGATTATGATCCTTTCGAACCTCAATTAGCGTGCAAGTCAGTAACTACAACTACAAAATACGGACTAATAGCTGGGAGGACTCTGCTGTTCAGCATTTTAATGCTTAACAGATGTCACCTTTGGAAACCACTAAGATTACCCTATCTTCTGTAGCAAAGTTGGCCAGAATCCTATATCAGAGCAGATAGTTGAGAGCAAGATATCAAATAACGAGACACTGGGGAAACTCAAGTTTCTTATTTGTATATCGATGGAAAACATTTACTGCTGAAAACAAAGgcagatattttatttttatcatcTTATAAGTCCTATTAGAAGTCTATCCGGTGTCTATCTTACAGTGAGTAGCTTCTATTATATATCCTAAGCCACTGGCCACTTTAATTTTGAGCATTTTTCAACTACTGAACAAAATCCTTCCAAAACGATAGTttcatgaataaaaaaaatacggTACTCTGAAAACTTTAACTCAAATATGATAAAGAGAGGATTAAAACACAGGAAATGCATACCTTCAAAATAGTTGATTTGCTTAGTTTACCAAGAGGCAGTTTATCAGCATTGTATCCTATAATAAAACACCAAAAATATGTAAAGAATACATgtcaaaaaatcaataaataaataagagaGGCAAGATCCAATCAAGTTTTACTTTATCAAAGAAACGAAGGATAAAAAGAAAAACATCCAATTGATCATTGCTCATAGTTTTATTGTCATGAGCGATAACATATTGCACAACATTATAAATTGAATCACAAACCTATTTCCATCATTTGCTGCCTCATCATGCTGACATTGCAAATTAGAGATATAAATTTGGCAACACGGGGCTCAAGTTTAGTATTCCGGGGTTGTGCTTGAAAAGCAGGGACAGACTGTTCTTTTACCTGACAGTGATTTAACAGGGATCAAAAAACAATGGAAAAGATAACATCTCCCCACCCCACAAACTCACTTCCCAGCATGATTTGGTAACAAGCTCTTCATTCACACAAAATTATGTATTAAATGTCCTAAAATTAATGAGAACAAAACTGAAGAGTTGTTCTTCTGATAAGTACATTCTCGAATGTTGCCCTTCCACGAAAAGAACTGTCTTTAAATTTTTTAGGAGAGATTAAAAAAACAGAGATTGTTTTCCAGTTACTTGACACAATGGTATCTAAAGCACTCAAAGAAATCAGATATCAAAGAACTAAACTTAAAATCAAGAAACTTACATTTGATTCCTTTTCATTTTCACTGTAATCCATTTCTAACCAAGTATAGCTCTTTGGGTAAGAAAAAAATTCTCTCCGATTTGACCATAGATTTTTAGTCTTCGCGTGAAACTTTTGTTCAAACTCCTGAATGGCACTTTCTTGTGATGTGTAAGGGCCTTGTAACTTGTCTTGACCTTTTATTCCTACTCTTCCCCATCTAAAATAAACCATGAATCTACCACCATCATCAGATTCTGCAGTAGTTTTAAAGAAATTCAAGTTAGATTGAGGTGAAATGAAGGTAAATGAAGTAACCTAAAGTCCAAGAAGTCAAAACACTAAAGCATTTAACTTATGAAACATGGGTTATCAGCAACAATACTATTGAAACTTGGAACTCAATCAGATATCCTGCAAGACTGAATTGGAAACATCTTGATTAAAGTAAGTGGAATTTTCTTATGGGAAAAAAGATACCAAGAGCTTGGATCACATAAAACTTGTTGTTATTATCTCCAACATTTGTCTGGTTCAACATGGCATCATAAATGTCATCTCCCTGTACGGAAACATAAGTCAGTCCAAAACTAAAACATAGAAGccaaaagaataaaaattatacgaatataagaaagaaagaaagaaagaaaaaaaggaagTCAATATCTAGACTTACTACTTCCAACACATGATACTGTGTTTTAATTTCATCTGGTAGCCATTGGTCCAATACTGCAGAGCCCTTCTTGGTAGCAGTCATAATCTTCTCCTTCTTGCTGTTGTCCCCTTCTTCCTCAGCTGCaaccaataaaaaataattaaatttccAGTTCTAATATGGTAAATAAGTAACAAGGAATACCACTAAACTGAAAACTGAAGCGAAGaggaattaaataattagatGTCATGTTATTTTCCTCATATTAAGGTTAATTTAAACAAAGGTAAGGCAATCCAATGACCAAGTCGGGTATTGTCCTGAGAATTAAGGCTATCTGATATATGCTTTTGGGCATAAACGAGATTTGCTGATTTGTTTCGCTGTTGTATTCATAATGGAGAGGTTGTGATCAATCTAAACATGACAGTCTCATCTTCTTTTATAGACTTTTGATGAAGAAAATCATGTATGATGATTTAAACACACTCTCTACATAGGTGCAACAAGCTCCTACCAGCCTTGAAGAAACAACATTAAAATGTCAAACTGACTAAGCGAATTGAAGGCTTAATAGAGTGAGTGAGTGAGTAGACTATAAAACTGGCGTAAATTCCCTCCCCTTGCCAAAATTTTCTCAGCAACCAATCATATCACATAAGAATTTCCCATAACAAAAAAACAGACTACCTTGTGGAACGCCATTGGAGCCCTTCTCCGAACCTTCACAAAGCCTGTCAAGCAACTCTTTCTTCGACCCAGTTGCGGAAACGCCACGAAGAGCGGCTTGTTCCCGTAATTGTTTGATACTCATGGACCGAAACTCATCCATGGCCGTAATTTTCTCAGGTCCATTTGACTTCCCTTCCTCTTCCCCGTTAACTTCCGAGTCCCTCTCCCTCTTATTTCCAACTGAACCACCATTCCCGTCTTGTAATTGCAGCTTGCTCTCTTTACGAATAGCCGCTTCGAGTTTTCGAACCTACAATGACCCAAACTTAGAATccgagaatatatatatatatatatatgtcgaAAAAGTAAGAAAGAGTGAAATAAAATGAAACCAGGGTGGGCTTAATTCCGGTGGTAATGAGACCACGTTTGGCGAGTTCAGTACGTAGTTCATCTACATTGAGCTTGTTCGCCATTGTCAACGGAGGGAAGTTTAAAAGCTGTTTGAAATGAAAAATATAGAAGCGGAGTAAAGTGAGGGCCTAGGCTTAGCTCTATATACGTCGACGTTTTGTATGTTATAAATAAGCTTGAGCGAAGTGTCCGAGGCACTCTATTTGAGTTGGCTTGGAATATACACTTCGGAGCCATCAGACCAAAAGGTCAATAGTGTTTATTGAATGAGTAAAACCAACGTGTAACATCGCGTCTCTCCACATCCCGTCTTCTTTTTTCTATTCTTTcttgtcttttttattttttttaaatttaaaatatgcagAAATTGAATGTCagtttagttttattaattatgacCAACACGATTTCAGTAGGGAATTTTGCCTTTTAATGCATTTAAGTGATAAATTATACCAAGCCAAAAAAATCTTCCGTTTGTATTCTAGTATTCTTTGAATTCTCAAAAATGTCTCTATTATAAATTTCTCTATATTTTTCTCTTATTgtcttctctctctatctctcacatTTTTCATCTCTATCTCTCAAGCTTttgtacacaaaaaaaaaaaattaggcagcTTAATCTATATAAATTTTCGAACTTATTTAAGGACAAATTGTGAATCTTTTCAAGGCAAtgacttcattttggattttggATCAAAAATCGTAtgagtaagtatatatttgttatatgtagtgaggaaacttatTTATTAACATTGCTTTTGCTATTTCGAATAaatctgtgtatgccttcatgttttattgtaacTTTTCACTGTCAAAATGAATTTTCgttcctttcttggttttttttctgggttttttattTGCCTCGATGGTCCTTGATAAACCTctcatatgtttatattatttgtctacctcgatatgcctcgatggacctcgataaaaccctcacaTCGGGGGGGAAATTGctacctcgatgagactcgatggtcatcgatggacctcgataaaaacCTTAGACTTTATGAACAATGGgtacctcgatgagactcgatggtcctcgatggaccttgatagaggcatagaacttaatttatgtagtgtatgcctcgatgggactcgatgggcctcgatgggtTGACCTCGACATGAATCGATTTTATGTTGTTTGAtattatagttttaatttttgacctatttttttgttttttgataCAGATTCGtctgtttccatatttgttgcattcaatggtgtttgggaattggaaaataaggattggattttcagggatgctgaaaatcaagttctgcctgTGGAGAATGGTGTGACGTATGAGcactgcttgacattctgtacgatgagcttgaagtggataaatgtgtgcatgacttgaaaattgaggtcccgtacacatgcctatcacaatccgtcaaacctaccaTTATAAAAAATGTTATGCATGTGCGTgtattcattgggttagcatcgaaatctgtagagaagttAATTCCTTtatgtgtgacattgattaagaagggaggtataagaaatgcatcggcttctgccagcattaataaagaagttcaatttgaagagaacatttctcctccatgtcatggtttcaaaggaactcaaggtgagGTTGGAACATttgttcccgagacaaatccagacgtcatagtccatgatgatatcccggttagagatcTGCCATATTTGCATGACGCGGCGGAGTAtgatccctatggctacgatccttatgtcaatGATGATCatgttgctgatgcaacagatcttggtgggccagatatTAGGGCAGATTTGCCAACACAGAAATCAGATGTTATGGTAGCTGACGAGCGTAGAATAAAAGatcggcaaacacctgggactagcagtagtcgtccaggtccaagtagaaccgatgatatttttagatggagttctccattggacttaggtgaagatcgtagaacatggagtgctcccatgttcaccaaagaggatatagaggcctcacatcaacatcattcctcaaccagcaaagcttcaggagaattgcaccttggcaagttctttcagaacaagcttgaa
The genomic region above belongs to Humulus lupulus chromosome 1, drHumLupu1.1, whole genome shotgun sequence and contains:
- the LOC133795439 gene encoding poly [ADP-ribose] polymerase 2; translated protein: MANKLNVDELRTELAKRGLITTGIKPTLVRKLEAAIRKESKLQLQDGNGGSVGNKRERDSEVNGEEEGKSNGPEKITAMDEFRSMSIKQLREQAALRGVSATGSKKELLDRLCEGSEKGSNGVPQAEEEGDNSKKEKIMTATKKGSAVLDQWLPDEIKTQYHVLEVGDDIYDAMLNQTNVGDNNNKFYVIQALESDDGGRFMVYFRWGRVGIKGQDKLQGPYTSQESAIQEFEQKFHAKTKNLWSNRREFFSYPKSYTWLEMDYSENEKESNVKEQSVPAFQAQPRNTKLEPRVAKFISLICNVSMMRQQMMEIGYNADKLPLGKLSKSTILKGYEVLKRIDEVIGQSNRRMLEQLSGEFYTIIPHDFGFKKMRDFVIDTRQKLKHKIEMVEALSEIEVATKLLKDDIGSQEDPLYSQYQSLRCELTPLNCDSDEFTMIAKYMQNTHAKTHSNYTVDIVHLFRVSRDDEVDRFSKFLSTKNRMLLWHGSRLTNWTGILSQGLRIAPPEAPVTGYMFGKGVYFADMFSKSANYCYASHSTTSGVLLLCEVALGDMAELRTAKYDAEKLPEGKLSTKGVGRTAPDLSKARCLDNGVLVPEGKPKENLHHEGALLYNEYIVYNVEQIRMRYVVHVNFNFNK